A stretch of Cicer arietinum cultivar CDC Frontier isolate Library 1 chromosome 5, Cicar.CDCFrontier_v2.0, whole genome shotgun sequence DNA encodes these proteins:
- the LOC101515564 gene encoding probable arabinosyltransferase ARAD1, whose amino-acid sequence MSEKSRVPSRFIFFVMLISLFLLVLSSLFLLQFSSHSLIPRSVLELIIVNNSSFYFTPNFKREQILLPTYKSEDLKFQTLKPRESDWKVSNSSQKEISVGQKRNMVCDPTRAVLKVFMYDLPPEFHFGLLGWKGSVNQTWPEVDNPNHVPRYPGGLNLQHSVEYWLTLDLLSSNTAKSGQPCIAIRVQNSSQADIIFVPFFSSLSYNRHSKTNGEEQVSVNKMLQDRLVRFLSGRKEWKRSGGRNHLIVAHHPNSLFDARRKLASAMLVLADFGRYPVELANIKKDIIAPYRHLVTTIPRTESASYEERSTLVYFQGAIYRKDGGAIRQELYYLLKDEKDVHFAFGSIGGNGVNQASHGMTTSRFCLNIAGDTPSSNRLFDAIVSHCVPVIISDEIELPFEDVLDYSEFSLFVRAANAIKKGYLLNLLHSIKREEWTKMWERLKDITHHFEYQYPSQPGDAVNMIWQEVSRKISSVQFNSHRKNRYKRSQLVVKTN is encoded by the exons ATGTCAGAGAAGAGCAGGGTTCCTTCAAGgtttatattttttgtgatGCTAATTTCTCTGTTCCTTTTGGTCTTGTCTTCCCTTTTCCTACTTCAGTTTAGCAGCCATTCTTTGATACCTAGATCAGTTTTAGAGCTTATAATTGTTAATAACTCGTCGTTTTACTTTACACCCAATTTTAAGAGGGAACAAATCTTGCTCCCTACATACAAATCTGAggatttaaaatttcaaacctTAAAACCTAGAGAATCTGATtggaaagtttcaaattcaagTCAGAAAGAAATTTCTGTAGGTCAGAAGAGAAATATGGTATGTGACCCGACTCGGGCTGTATTGAAAGTATTCATGTATGACTTGCCTCCTGAATTTCACTTTGGGTTATTGGGTTGGAAGGGAAGTGTAAATCAGACATGGCCAGAGGTTGATAACCCGAACCATGTCCCACGTTATCCAGGTGGACTGAATTTACAGCACAGTGTGGAATACTGGCTCACACTTGATCTTCTGTCCTCAAACACTGCGAAATCCGGCCAACCTTGCATTGCAATTAGAGTGCAGAATTCAAGTCAAGCAGATATTATTTTTGTGCCATTTTTCTCTTCTCTGAGTTACAATCGCCATTCCAAGACTAACGGGGAGGAACAAGTTAGTGTTAACAAAATGTTGCAAGACAGATTGGTACGTTTCTTAAGTGGCCGGAAAGAATGGAAACGCTCAGGAGGGAGGAATCATCTAATTGTAGCCCACCATCCTAACAGCCTGTTTGATGCAAGAAGAAAATTAGCTTCTGCTATGCTGGTGCTTGCAGATTTTGGAAGGTATCCTGTTGAGTTAGCAAATATCAAGAAAGATATAATAGCTCCCTATAGACATTTGGTGACTACTATACCAAGAACTGAATCAGCTTCATATGAGGAACGTTCCACATTGGTGTATTTTCAGGGGGCAATATACAGGAAAGAT GGAGGAGCTATTCGCCAAGAACTGTATTACCTCCTAAAAGATGAGAAAGACGTGCATTTTGCATTTGGGAGCATAGGAGGAAATGGGGTTAATCAGGCAAGCCATGGCATGACCACGTCCAGATTCTGCCTTAACATTGCTGGAGATACTCCATCTTCCAATCGACTCTTTGATGCCATAGTAAGCCATTGTGTTCCTGTGATCATCAGTGACGAAATTGAGTTGCCATTTGAAGATGTTTTGGACTACTCTGAGTTTTCTTTATTTGTTCGTGCTGCCAATGCCATAAAGAAAGGCTACCTGTTAAATCTTCTTCATTCAATCAAGCGCGAGGAGTGGACCAAGATGTGGGAAAGATTGAAGGATATTACTCACCACTTTGAGTATCAATATCCATCCCAGCCTGGGGATGCAGTGAACATGATATGGCAGGAAGTTTCGCGTAAGATATCTTCAGTGCAGTTCAATTCACACAGGAAGAACAGATACAAGAGATCTCAGCTTGTTGTCAAGACTAACTGA